AATAAATTAAGAGCAAGCATATCGTCGGTAATAGCTtctatttgcattaaaaaatgagattgCTGTCGCGCGCATTCGCGAAAGAGTAACGGAGGTTTTCTCGAGAATTGCTCGGTGTAATCGAGGAGACAACTCTAAACACTCTCCATGTTGAATCCTGCAAACAAATCGagaaaacacaattttaatagaattctCAGCATATTATAGCGAGATTTATATACTTtgctattttataataatgaaaatgatctttttctttaagcgTAGTATGTTCATTTTAATAGgagcatttaaaaaacaaataatagaataaatatgttCTTCTGAAATACAGCATGAAGTTGATCGAGCATTTTTAGGAACAAATTTGTAACATTCTGTTAGATTCATGCATTAGTCGGCGCAATGACATGGACACTTATTTGCGTGTAGCAAGAACCAATAAGGAATTCAATTTCAAGATCAATTTGATAAACGTATTATCATATTGGTACAAGTAGATAAAGCGGACGCTATTGTATCCTATGCAACCTATTCCTGAAGATGAACCAACTACATCCACCTACACGGACGCACGAACCTCGAATAATGTACACTTACGAGAGAAGTGAGTGAATCGGCGAGCAGTTCTAACATCGTGGTGAAATCGGTTCTAACAAGCGACGATCCAAGGTGTAATCATTTCCACGCGGTTAAACATTGACAATACGTGAACAATACGACGCGGCGCAATAAAGACGCTAGACAATAGAATTCAAAAATGGCGCGTATCCCAGACCGATCCAGATATCCGGAGATCCAGAGGAGAGAGACGAGGATGAAGAGTACGACGACAATACCTGCTGTAACCGGGCGACCTTCTGCAATCCGGTGTTACGAGAGATCATCGTAACCGACGTAATTTCCACGTGTTTCGAGCTGCAACTGACCTGGGCAGACCTTTTCTGGCTCGCTACCGTAAGTGGCATAACCTTACTGGCCTGGGCAGTTCTGTATTTCCTGCTAGGCGACGCGATGTTACCCGGCGGTAGCATCTTCGGCCTCTTCATCCTCGTCATTTTTTCCTACGCGCTCGGCTGGAGCCTTGCCTGGATCCCCCGCCTGCACCTCCCGCCCGTCTTCGGTATGCTCCTCGCCGGCATAATACTGCGCAACACCGATATCTACAACATACACGACGAGCTCGGACCGGGCACGACCTCAAAGATCAGGACCTTCTGCCTGACCTTCATCATGGTACGTGCCGGGCTGCAACTGACAACGACCGCGCTCAGGGCGCATCCGGTGTTCGTGATGATCCTCGCGCTCGTACCGTGCACCATCGAAATGCTGACGGTTAGCATTTCGTGCAGATACCTCCTCGAATATCCGTGGAATTGGTCCTTAATGACGGGGTGGGTTCATGCTGCACAATTTTCGATAGAAAATCTTATCCATCcggagaataaaatttctcaatgTATCTATCTAGATTTAATATCTTAGAGAGAAGATTATtcaatttcttcttctttctaaAGCTCTtctatttttgcgaaattaaaaCAAGGTGTGTGCAATGATAAGGTCTGCTTTTAGGACAATCGTGGCTTGCATGTCTCCCGTAGTGACTGTCCACTGTATGCTGACTTTGGCTGAAAGCGGTTACGGAGAAGACAAGGGATTGGCCAGCTTATTATGCACGGCGACATCCATCGATGATGTTCACATCGTGTCTCTGTTCTccattttcttctctttcgttTTCAGCAACGGTATGCAAAAATCGTGTAAAGCACCGTAATTCATACGATCATTCTTtcgtttatttctttgaacgcggaaaatttaatatgcagAAGGGATGTTTCaaattttcgacaaaaaatatcgattaaaaaacATCAATAAACATTTCACAAAGATGAATAACGACAAGAATGTATGtctttataccaatttatgtttaaaatcaTAGCTTTGCTCGGCACAGCCGTTAATTTTCAAGCTGAAACCTAAGATTATGAATCATCTTGtgaattacaattaaaatatttcacaatccATGATTAATACATTAGCGGTTTGTGACACCGAGCATCGACTGGTACAAGCTACATAAAAAAG
Above is a genomic segment from Linepithema humile isolate Giens D197 chromosome 6, Lhum_UNIL_v1.0, whole genome shotgun sequence containing:
- the LOC105671188 gene encoding sodium/hydrogen exchanger 9B1-like isoform X1: MQPIPEDEPTTSTYTDARTSNNVHLREKPIQISGDPEERDEDEEYDDNTCCNRATFCNPVLREIIVTDVISTCFELQLTWADLFWLATVSGITLLAWAVLYFLLGDAMLPGGSIFGLFILVIFSYALGWSLAWIPRLHLPPVFGMLLAGIILRNTDIYNIHDELGPGTTSKIRTFCLTFIMVRAGLQLTTTALRAHPVFVMILALVPCTIEMLTVSISCRYLLEYPWNWSLMTGTIVACMSPVVTVHCMLTLAESGYGEDKGLASLLCTATSIDDVHIVSLFSIFFSFVFSNDDRRTEWWSYIPGGIRDFLLGLIVGIILGFALAFFPHRNHKYATWYRIGALALASLMCTTAASKLAVTGGGYLATIILSFIAIHGWRILTVSYDTTPFHKTFYFLWYFVQPILGGVIGADIDFRNWAISRFGLYLACILMGISMRCITAFLTTSRMPFTWKERFFIAIAWMPKGTLQAALAPMAFERARKEDDPTKIELALDVMRISFITIIFLAPLGAFCMMTSGPFLLNKISIEEQQRERELSYARIIALQPVRTRKKKKLVDNTVKTLPAINSTL
- the LOC105671188 gene encoding sodium/hydrogen exchanger 9B1-like isoform X3; its protein translation is MQPIPEDEPTTSTYTDARTSNNVHLREKPIQISGDPEERDEDEEYDDNTCCNRATFCNPVLREIIVTDVISTCFELQLTWADLFWLATVSGITLLAWAVLYFLLGDAMLPGGSIFGLFILVIFSYALGWSLAWIPRLHLPPVFGMLLAGIILRNTDIYNIHDELGPGTTSKIRTFCLTFIMVRAGLQLTTTALRAHPVFVMILALVPCTIEMLTVSISCRYLLEYPWNWSLMTGTIVACMSPVVTVHCMLTLAESGYGEDKGLASLLCTATSIDDVHIVSLFSIFFSFVFSNGGVIGADIDFRNWAISRFGLYLACILMGISMRCITAFLTTSRMPFTWKERFFIAIAWMPKGTLQAALAPMAFERARKEDDPTKIELALDVMRISFITIIFLAPLGAFCMMTSGPFLLNKISIEEQQRERELSYARIIALQPVRTRKKKKLVDNTVKTLPAINSTL